One genomic region from Mytilus trossulus isolate FHL-02 chromosome 9, PNRI_Mtr1.1.1.hap1, whole genome shotgun sequence encodes:
- the LOC134684141 gene encoding uncharacterized protein LOC134684141 — protein MSTLQVKGGSGPAGRTLKTLNNKNNLATLYMRKQLDQLRRENTFSISHLDRDRFETHDFLQQVLRKDSDKHPSSIKYLGKAEIKDELKLDNILDSKSISPGQPRRKRRHRRRISPKPPEKSQTTLLDKIDDISYEKPETPRDKTPSRLERQKTFSIPNLNSQTSTCTTLPSLDRRESVYFQIASGNAADLSSDSSEDESVEPTLAVKTKDLSTRRRSSFVAWVQENSEDQSNKMQERLQQIKLKDNPLEQRRLSFSNFLKKRFKATRKSVTPAEQLQDISEDTTPDCADVFPPFNNSYPLDPYTDQMKSLMLSKTGRRKPPLNDRISSFFTRISNLKIPVYNFNSPAPKLTALEKRRYTLLTKGINAALAISSDEED, from the exons ATGAGTACTCTGCAAGTTAAGGGAGGTTCCGGTCCAGCCGGAAGGACTctcaaaactttgaacaataaaaacaaCTTGGCTACTCTTTACATGAGAAAACAACTGGACCAACTCCGAAGAGAAAACACATTTAGTATTTCACATTTGGACCGCGATAGGTTCGAAACACATGATTTTCTGCAGCAGGTCTTACGGAAAGATTCGGACAAACATCCATCTTCAATAAA gtACTTGGGAAAAGCAGAGATAAAAGATGAACTAAAATTGGACAATATCCTAGATAGTAAATCTATAAGTCCCGGTCAACCACGTCGCAAACGTCGCCATCGACGGCGAATCAGTCCGAAACCTCCAGAGAAATCACAAACTACACTATTGGATAAAATTGACGATATTTCTTATGAAAAACCAGAAACACCACGTGATAAAACGCCTAGCCGACTCGAACGTCAGAAAACATTTAGTATTCCCAACTTAAATTCACAAACTAGTACATGCACCACACTCCCGTCACTAGATAGGCGGgagtcagtttattttcagaTAGCATCCGGAAATGCTGCGGATTTAAGTAGCGATTCCTCTGAGGACGAAAGCGTGGAGCCAACTCTCGCCGTAAAAACGAAAGATTTGTCAACAAGACGAAGGTCATCATTTGTAGCATGGGTTCAGGAAAACAGCGAGGACCAATCAAATAAAATGCAAGAGAGGTTGCAGCAAATTAAATTGAAAGACAATCCACTTGAACAGAGACGTCTCTCATTTTCCAATTTCCTTAAGAAGCGTTTTAAAGCAACAAGGAAATCTGTTACTCCCGCTGAACAATTACAAGACATTTCAGAAGACACTACTCCAGATTGCGCGGACGTTTTCCCGCCATTTAATAATTCGTATCCACTCGATCCGTATACTGACCAAATGAAATCATTGATGCTAAGTAAAACAGGGAGACGTAAACCGCCATTGAACGATCGAATAAGTTCATTTTTTACCCGTATTAGTAATTTAAAAATTCCTGTGTATAATTTTAACAGTCCTGCACCAAAGTTAACCGCACTGGAGAAAAGACGGTACACGTTGTTAACGAAAGGAATAAATGCCGCTTTAGCTATTTCAAGTGACGAGGAAGACTAG